A genomic region of Antennarius striatus isolate MH-2024 chromosome 4, ASM4005453v1, whole genome shotgun sequence contains the following coding sequences:
- the synm gene encoding synemin isoform X1, with protein sequence MLPFKRTFESEKQQLQELNSRLFQYLSRTKQLEQENTHLITEINKLRQTKELEPRLKDEMRDLRRMVSQLSLEKSRAEMEREKVWRELQTVRSLCSEQSEVCRDISGELKGCEKELHQAHQTNSELQQRLFQLENECQCLEDAHRQEVDHLRRQVEYRMVPIVTQTYRGPPAASVEEVQRYAHGVSEGWIETLEIYQSKVDEMDQSIKEDQAMLGDLQREKLLYVSEMDKLYTEAEKQGRIQMQLEEEVTQMQEKFRSDCGEYQTIIEQLEHEREMMADIIAEKMREHQHLLQIKMDLSMEVAAYRSLLEGERGEALQDGRRRMSQHQRERVIDIRMPAHPYTPRASTSTTRQQTDIRYMQPTSNLRRSPVPLSGTLSSSRVIPISIMGRAKYQSPASRRDMVSFAKAQAASSAPTITSSTTTKNKQTDQREDQTTPNVPKTTGSNKTVEIKPVSEIEDIVSPIEFPTTETKSVRVVSPPMMSLSQKTETESDKPIPDLKERTDHGDKVKDKEKSQSTVASSEKKILDSVSVEEIIEKVIKPAGLEAKVCSSGESKVRYHVEKTEQEDGTTKTQIVLESKVEEDLDICEDSTLDELLNQGVKKVSLEDFKDTETGSMIKNLLSGLQGSEDLENRSVNVEIIEEPVESYSDEELEVKHKPSFDESTTTYFQIEELENVPHDTQFLSSDNVMKTFTTEPDHSKTGQVREVSRESESSYFSHDREPNEYFVSSPDDNLSEPEECGGITSYGHYGILDDLSDERYYQDDCPPTRRVTVEESDEYKYISGDHSFLKESFPECIIEEEVRVSPVVQESVLGFLREDSLEPREQLKGALEQLQSSVSGPLREELAFFAKVSKESPQNIRKVQQSSDSGATTIVAELNVSQTLEDSGLLEAEDDISEEQILKALRSSNLGLESAFQGGAGGGYSIRVSKEEDVIYGDKSEDFPDKEGSSSEISEKYIKLGAAEKSFTFKMDKPDSYAKTAPEPEMQSQILETKVKISQEKRIATVFLESPTDD encoded by the exons ATGTTGCCTTTTAAGAGAACTTTTGAGAGCgagaagcagcagctgcaggagctCAACAGCAGACTTTTCCAGTATCTTTCCAGAACCAAGCAGCTGGAGCAAGAAAACACTCATCTGatcacagaaataaataaactccGACAAACGAAGGAACTGGAGCCGAGGTTGAAGGACGAGATGCGGGATCTGAGGAGAATGGTGTCGCAGCTGTCGCTGGAGAAGTCCCGGGctgagatggagagggagaaggtGTGGCGGGAGCTGCAGACGGTCCGGTCTCTGTGCAGCGAGCAGTCCGAGGTGTGCAGGGACATCAGCGGGGAGCTGAAAGGTTGCGAAAAAGAGCTTCACCAAGCTCACCAGACCAACAGTGAGCTCCAGCAGCGCCTGTTCCAGCTGGAGAACGAGTGTCAATGCCTGGAGGACGCGCACAGGCAGGAAGTGGACCATCTCCGGCGTCAGGTGGAGTACCGGATGGTGCCCATCGTCACCCAAACATACCGCGGGCCTCCGGCGGCCTCCGTGGAGGAGGTGCAAAGATATGCCCACGGGGTGTCCGAAGGGTGGATCGAGACCCTGGAGATATACCAGAGCAAGGTGGATGAGATGGATCAGTCCATTAAAGAGGACCAGGCGATGCTGGGCGACCTGCAGAGAGAGAAGCTGCTGTATGTGTCAGAGATGGACAAATTATACACAGAGGCGGAGAAGCAGGGCCGGATTCAAATGCAGCTTGAAGAAGAAGTCACACAAATGCAGGAAAAATTCCGCTCGGACTGTGGTGAATATCAG ACCATCATTGAGCAGCTTGAGCATGAGAGGGAAATGATGGCTGACATTATCGCAGAAAAGATGAGAGAGCATCAGCACCTTCTCCAGATTAAGATGGATTTGAGCATGGAGGTGGCTGCCTACAG ATCTCTTCTGGAAGGTGAAAGAGGAGAGGCTTTGCAAGATGGACGTAGGAGGATGTCTCAACATCAGAGGGAACGAGTCATTG ATATCAGGATGCCTGCTCATCCCTATACTCCGAGAGCTTCCACCTCAACCACCAGACAACAAACGGATATCAGGTACATGCAGCCAACTTCAAACCTGAGAAGATCTCCTGTGCCTCTCTCTGGGACACTTAGTTCCTCGAGGGTCATTCCTATTTCCATTATGGGCAGGGCTAAATACCAGAGTCCTGCATCCAGAAGGGACATGGTGTCATTTGCCAAGGCTCAGGCTGCCTCTTCTGCTCCTACTATCACATCCTCCACAACcaccaaaaataaacaaacagaccaaAGAGAAGACCAAACTACTCCAAATGTGCCAAAAACCACAGGAAGCAATAAAACTGTGGAAATCAAACCGGTTTCTGAGATAGAGGACATAGTCAGTCCCATCGAATTCCCCACAACTGAGACCAAATCAGTGAGGGTGGTGTCACCACCAATGATGAGCCTCAGCCAGAAAACTGAGACAGAAAGTGACAAGCCAATACCAGATCTAAAAGAGAGAACTGATCATGGAGATAAGGTCAAAGATAAGGAGAAAAGTCAGTCCACGGTAGcctcaagtgaaaaaaaaatattagactCTGTGTCTGTAGAGGAGATCATTGAGAAGGTGATAAAACCAGCAGGGTTGGAAGCCAAGGTTTGCTCCTCGGGAGAATCAAAGGTGAGGTATCATGTTGAGAAAACCGAGCAGGAAGATGGCACGACTAAAACACAGATTGTGCTGGAGTCTAAAGTAGAGGAAGACCTGGATATTTGTGAGGACTCTACACTGGATGAGCTACTGAACCAAGGAGTTAAGAAGGTGTCACTGGAGGACTTCAAGGATACAGAAACAGGAAGCATGATCAAGAACTTGTTAAGTGGCCTGCAAGGAAGTGAGGACCTTGAAAATAGGTCTGTCAACGTGGAAATCATTGAGGAACCAGTAGAGTCCTACAGTGATGAGGAGCTGGAAGTTAAACACAAGCCCAGCTTTGATGAATCTACCACAACATATTTCCAAATTGAGGAGCTAGAAAATGTTCCTCATGACACTCAGTTTCTGAGCAGTGATAATGTCATGAAAACCTTCACGACAGAGCCAGATCACAGCAAAACTGGACAAGTTCGAGAAGTTTCAAGAGAGAGTGAATCTTCATATTTCTCCCATGACCGAGAGCCCAATGAGTATTTTGTCTCCTCACCAGATGATAATCTTTCTGAGCCTGAGGAGTGTGGAGGAATCACCTCATATGGCCATTACGGTATCTTAGATGATCTGTCAGATGAGCGGTATTACCAAGATGATTGTCCTCCCACGAGAAGAGTGACTGTAGAAGAAAGTGACGAATACAAGTACATATCAGGTGATCACTCTTTTCTCAAAGAAAGTTTCCCTGAGTGCATAATAGAAGAGGAGGTTCGCGTCTCCCCTGTAGTGCAGGAATCAGTGCTTGGGTTTCTGAGAGAGGATTCTTTGGAGCCCAGAGAGCAGTTGAAGGGCGCTTTGGAGCAGCTACAAAGCTCAGTGTCGGGTCCATTGAGGGAGGAGTTGGCTTTCTTTGCCAAAGTGAGTAAAGAAAGTCCACAGAATATCAGAAAAGTCCAACAGTCAAGCGACAGTGGTGCCACTACTATAGTTGCAGAGCTGAATGTTTCTCAAACGCTGGAAGACTCTGGACTGTTGGAGGCAGAAGATGATATATCTGAAGAGCAGATCTTAAAAGCTCTAAGATCTTCTAACCTCGGACTTGAGAGCGCCTTCCAGGGTGGGGCAGGAGGAGGTTACAGCATCAGAGTATCCAAAGAGGAAGATGTAATTTATGGTGACAAGAGTGAAGACTTTCCTGATAAAGAAGGGTCGTCATCTGAAATTAGCgagaaatatattaaattgGGGGCAGCAGAAAAGTCCTTCACATTCAAGATGGACAAACCAGACAGCTATGCTAAGACAGCCCCAGAGCCAGAGATGCAATCTCAAATCTTGGAGACCAAGGTGAAGATTTCTCAAGAGAAAAGAATTGCAACAGTTTTCCTTGAAAGCCCAACAGATGATTAA
- the ttc23 gene encoding tetratricopeptide repeat protein 23 — MADRKATRKTRRSSSEPPAEGGSSSVGRNASSGCDSYVSSASQTGCVTKAFVMTAPEQKLRYFESRAKAFEDNQEFDACIQDLVRCVALTRLLYGEDHLKLAQAHARLAKTYFISKGWGLQAQKHSALAREILSVCSSNSSCREDKMEVLMCLLTIHLTWGGASLITANLAEAESFFVEADYILQQLHQLGGISQEEKIKVELEVRTGLSRVYNKHNRPDDALRECEKSLQLLKDCGHPEQICSVFRDMATIEQGNGRLDQAIENLIKAYNIVKRHSLSELEEAQISHNLALNLSAVAEHHHSDSTGHYFEQSLSAYKNAVGPQDPAFLAAQDDFCRYLLSNGQQKRCVDIQRSSLSAKRSTFGITSAELADTFLLIGSSEMTEGKMKQAYRTLTKCLEIQSLLYGCQHKKTKATQRAVDMLARAPEVSERQQSRGRGKENPTTLLVVPSGGNDGKTMSDS, encoded by the exons ATGGCTGATCGTAAAGCAACCAGAAAAACACGACGCAGCTCCTCCGAGCCTCCGGCCGA GGGGGGGAGCTCCAGTGTTGGCCGGAATGCTTCTTCCGGCTGTGACTCGTATGTTTCGAGCGCTTCACAGACAGGATGTGTAACAAAGGCCTTTGTCATGACAGCACCTGAACAGAAGCTCAGATACTTTGAGAGTCGAGCCAAAGCCTTTGAAGACAAccaggag TTTGATGCTTGCATCCAGGACCTAGTGCGTTGTGTGGCTCTGACCAGGCTGTTATATGGGGAGGATCATCTGAAACTAGCCCAGGCTCATGCCAGACTGGCTAAAACTTATTTCATTTCCAAAG GCTGGGGACTTCAGGCCCAGAAGCATTCAGCTCTAGCCAGAGAGATTCTGTCTGTTTGCTCCTCCAACTCCTCATGCAGGGAGGATAAGATGGAGGTTCTCATGTGTCTTTTAACCATACATCTTACATGGGGAGGTGCATCACTGATTACAGCCAA TCTTGCAGAGGCAGAATCCTTTTTTGTGGAGGCAGATTATATTCTGCAACAGCTTCATCAGCTCGGAGGCATCAGCCAGGAGGAGAAGATAAAGGTGGAGCTGGAAGTACGCACTGGTCTCTCAAG GGTCTATAATAAACACAACAGGCCAGACGATGCATTAAGGGAGTGTGAGAAGTCTCTGCAGCTGCTAAAGGACTGTGGTCATCCAGAGCAGATATGCTCCGTCTTCAGAGACATGGCCACCATCGAACAGGGTAACGGACGTTTGGATCAAGCCATAGAGAATCTCATCAAG GCTTACAACATCGTGAAGCGTCACAGCTTgagtgagctggaggaggctcAGATCTCCCACAACCTTGCCCTCAATCTTTCTGCTGTTGCTGAACACCATCACAGTG ACTCTACAGGTCACTACTTTGAGCAGAGTCTAAGTGCGTACAAAAATGCTGTAGGTCCACAGGATCCAGCCTTTCTTGCTGCCCAGGATGATTTCTGTCGTTATCTCCTTTCCAATGGCCAACAAAAg AGGTGTGTGGACATCCAGAGATCCTCTCTCTCAGCAAAGAGATCTACATTTGGCATTACGAGTGCTGAGTTAGCAGACACCTTTCTGCTCATAGGAAGTTCAGAGATGACTGAGGGCAAGATGAAGCAGGCCTACAGGACACTGACGAAG tgtctTGAGATCCAAAGCTTGTTGTATGGTTGCCAACACAAGAAGACAAAAGCTACACAAAGAGCTGTGGACATGTTGGCCCg GGCGCCAGAAGTGTCCGAGAGACAGCAGAGCCGAGGTAGAGGCAAAGAAAACCCTACCACACTATTAGTTGTTCCTTCAGGTGGTAATGATGGAAAAACTATGTCTGACTCTTGA
- the synm gene encoding synemin isoform X2, whose translation MLPFKRTFESEKQQLQELNSRLFQYLSRTKQLEQENTHLITEINKLRQTKELEPRLKDEMRDLRRMVSQLSLEKSRAEMEREKVWRELQTVRSLCSEQSEVCRDISGELKGCEKELHQAHQTNSELQQRLFQLENECQCLEDAHRQEVDHLRRQVEYRMVPIVTQTYRGPPAASVEEVQRYAHGVSEGWIETLEIYQSKVDEMDQSIKEDQAMLGDLQREKLLYVSEMDKLYTEAEKQGRIQMQLEEEVTQMQEKFRSDCGEYQTIIEQLEHEREMMADIIAEKMREHQHLLQIKMDLSMEVAAYRSLLEGERGEALQDGRRRMSQHQRERVIDIRMPAHPYTPRASTSTTRQQTDIRAKYQSPASRRDMVSFAKAQAASSAPTITSSTTTKNKQTDQREDQTTPNVPKTTGSNKTVEIKPVSEIEDIVSPIEFPTTETKSVRVVSPPMMSLSQKTETESDKPIPDLKERTDHGDKVKDKEKSQSTVASSEKKILDSVSVEEIIEKVIKPAGLEAKVCSSGESKVRYHVEKTEQEDGTTKTQIVLESKVEEDLDICEDSTLDELLNQGVKKVSLEDFKDTETGSMIKNLLSGLQGSEDLENRSVNVEIIEEPVESYSDEELEVKHKPSFDESTTTYFQIEELENVPHDTQFLSSDNVMKTFTTEPDHSKTGQVREVSRESESSYFSHDREPNEYFVSSPDDNLSEPEECGGITSYGHYGILDDLSDERYYQDDCPPTRRVTVEESDEYKYISGDHSFLKESFPECIIEEEVRVSPVVQESVLGFLREDSLEPREQLKGALEQLQSSVSGPLREELAFFAKVSKESPQNIRKVQQSSDSGATTIVAELNVSQTLEDSGLLEAEDDISEEQILKALRSSNLGLESAFQGGAGGGYSIRVSKEEDVIYGDKSEDFPDKEGSSSEISEKYIKLGAAEKSFTFKMDKPDSYAKTAPEPEMQSQILETKVKISQEKRIATVFLESPTDD comes from the exons ATGTTGCCTTTTAAGAGAACTTTTGAGAGCgagaagcagcagctgcaggagctCAACAGCAGACTTTTCCAGTATCTTTCCAGAACCAAGCAGCTGGAGCAAGAAAACACTCATCTGatcacagaaataaataaactccGACAAACGAAGGAACTGGAGCCGAGGTTGAAGGACGAGATGCGGGATCTGAGGAGAATGGTGTCGCAGCTGTCGCTGGAGAAGTCCCGGGctgagatggagagggagaaggtGTGGCGGGAGCTGCAGACGGTCCGGTCTCTGTGCAGCGAGCAGTCCGAGGTGTGCAGGGACATCAGCGGGGAGCTGAAAGGTTGCGAAAAAGAGCTTCACCAAGCTCACCAGACCAACAGTGAGCTCCAGCAGCGCCTGTTCCAGCTGGAGAACGAGTGTCAATGCCTGGAGGACGCGCACAGGCAGGAAGTGGACCATCTCCGGCGTCAGGTGGAGTACCGGATGGTGCCCATCGTCACCCAAACATACCGCGGGCCTCCGGCGGCCTCCGTGGAGGAGGTGCAAAGATATGCCCACGGGGTGTCCGAAGGGTGGATCGAGACCCTGGAGATATACCAGAGCAAGGTGGATGAGATGGATCAGTCCATTAAAGAGGACCAGGCGATGCTGGGCGACCTGCAGAGAGAGAAGCTGCTGTATGTGTCAGAGATGGACAAATTATACACAGAGGCGGAGAAGCAGGGCCGGATTCAAATGCAGCTTGAAGAAGAAGTCACACAAATGCAGGAAAAATTCCGCTCGGACTGTGGTGAATATCAG ACCATCATTGAGCAGCTTGAGCATGAGAGGGAAATGATGGCTGACATTATCGCAGAAAAGATGAGAGAGCATCAGCACCTTCTCCAGATTAAGATGGATTTGAGCATGGAGGTGGCTGCCTACAG ATCTCTTCTGGAAGGTGAAAGAGGAGAGGCTTTGCAAGATGGACGTAGGAGGATGTCTCAACATCAGAGGGAACGAGTCATTG ATATCAGGATGCCTGCTCATCCCTATACTCCGAGAGCTTCCACCTCAACCACCAGACAACAAACGGATATCAG GGCTAAATACCAGAGTCCTGCATCCAGAAGGGACATGGTGTCATTTGCCAAGGCTCAGGCTGCCTCTTCTGCTCCTACTATCACATCCTCCACAACcaccaaaaataaacaaacagaccaaAGAGAAGACCAAACTACTCCAAATGTGCCAAAAACCACAGGAAGCAATAAAACTGTGGAAATCAAACCGGTTTCTGAGATAGAGGACATAGTCAGTCCCATCGAATTCCCCACAACTGAGACCAAATCAGTGAGGGTGGTGTCACCACCAATGATGAGCCTCAGCCAGAAAACTGAGACAGAAAGTGACAAGCCAATACCAGATCTAAAAGAGAGAACTGATCATGGAGATAAGGTCAAAGATAAGGAGAAAAGTCAGTCCACGGTAGcctcaagtgaaaaaaaaatattagactCTGTGTCTGTAGAGGAGATCATTGAGAAGGTGATAAAACCAGCAGGGTTGGAAGCCAAGGTTTGCTCCTCGGGAGAATCAAAGGTGAGGTATCATGTTGAGAAAACCGAGCAGGAAGATGGCACGACTAAAACACAGATTGTGCTGGAGTCTAAAGTAGAGGAAGACCTGGATATTTGTGAGGACTCTACACTGGATGAGCTACTGAACCAAGGAGTTAAGAAGGTGTCACTGGAGGACTTCAAGGATACAGAAACAGGAAGCATGATCAAGAACTTGTTAAGTGGCCTGCAAGGAAGTGAGGACCTTGAAAATAGGTCTGTCAACGTGGAAATCATTGAGGAACCAGTAGAGTCCTACAGTGATGAGGAGCTGGAAGTTAAACACAAGCCCAGCTTTGATGAATCTACCACAACATATTTCCAAATTGAGGAGCTAGAAAATGTTCCTCATGACACTCAGTTTCTGAGCAGTGATAATGTCATGAAAACCTTCACGACAGAGCCAGATCACAGCAAAACTGGACAAGTTCGAGAAGTTTCAAGAGAGAGTGAATCTTCATATTTCTCCCATGACCGAGAGCCCAATGAGTATTTTGTCTCCTCACCAGATGATAATCTTTCTGAGCCTGAGGAGTGTGGAGGAATCACCTCATATGGCCATTACGGTATCTTAGATGATCTGTCAGATGAGCGGTATTACCAAGATGATTGTCCTCCCACGAGAAGAGTGACTGTAGAAGAAAGTGACGAATACAAGTACATATCAGGTGATCACTCTTTTCTCAAAGAAAGTTTCCCTGAGTGCATAATAGAAGAGGAGGTTCGCGTCTCCCCTGTAGTGCAGGAATCAGTGCTTGGGTTTCTGAGAGAGGATTCTTTGGAGCCCAGAGAGCAGTTGAAGGGCGCTTTGGAGCAGCTACAAAGCTCAGTGTCGGGTCCATTGAGGGAGGAGTTGGCTTTCTTTGCCAAAGTGAGTAAAGAAAGTCCACAGAATATCAGAAAAGTCCAACAGTCAAGCGACAGTGGTGCCACTACTATAGTTGCAGAGCTGAATGTTTCTCAAACGCTGGAAGACTCTGGACTGTTGGAGGCAGAAGATGATATATCTGAAGAGCAGATCTTAAAAGCTCTAAGATCTTCTAACCTCGGACTTGAGAGCGCCTTCCAGGGTGGGGCAGGAGGAGGTTACAGCATCAGAGTATCCAAAGAGGAAGATGTAATTTATGGTGACAAGAGTGAAGACTTTCCTGATAAAGAAGGGTCGTCATCTGAAATTAGCgagaaatatattaaattgGGGGCAGCAGAAAAGTCCTTCACATTCAAGATGGACAAACCAGACAGCTATGCTAAGACAGCCCCAGAGCCAGAGATGCAATCTCAAATCTTGGAGACCAAGGTGAAGATTTCTCAAGAGAAAAGAATTGCAACAGTTTTCCTTGAAAGCCCAACAGATGATTAA